tttaactttttattcatcaaagaatcctgaaaaaaaacatcacaggttccaaaaaatattaagcagcacaactgtatccaacattgataataaaagtaataaatcagtatattagaatgatttctgaaggatcatgtgacttaagactggagtaatgatgctgaaaaatcagctttgcatcacaggaataaattatattttaaagtatcttaaaattaaaaacacttactttgaattgcaatattttttctgtatttttgatcaaataaatggagctttATTTAGCATAAGAGACACATCCATCCAGTGTCAGAGGAGTTCATATACATTTAGCTCCAGAGCAAACTAAGTCTCTACTTGTAATTGCAGTCAAGTGTAGGAGGATTTGAGATATAAAGTAAAGCAGTCATGAATAAGCGATGAGACAATCGATCATAATACCAGCCCATGATTAGGCAGGAATTAATTCTAATAGCGAATATAGAGCGTGACTCATGTCTGTGGACATGTGCCTTATCTGAACATGTAATATCTAACCTGTCTTCAGAAAAGAAAGAGCGTGAGTCATGTTTTACCACTTACTGCTTCATTTAcattcatttcagttttattgcCACTGCTCTTGCATTTCATGAGAGAATAAGTCACTTTAAAGTTCACTTAGTCTCTTCTTATTTTAGATTGGATGAGTGTGAAGAATTGGCAAGAGATTGAGTTTCATATTAAACATCAAGTAAAGTTTTAAATGTTGTGAACATACctgtaatatatgtgtgtgtgctgtgtataaaacacacacacatgcatgtctgtatatttaagaaaaatgttgtttatatattaaatatatttatatttaaaataaattatatggataaacttaaacatttaaatgcatgtaaatattttcaaaatatatactgtatgtgtgtgtcttttatatataggctacataataaatatacacaatagtacacacacatatatttataaacatttataaacGGTTAATAATTTCAACAGCACTGTAAACAACATGtttaatacttttaaatattttaattcatttatttggtTATGTATTTATGCAGAAACGGTGTGCATTATTAATCATTGAAGTAAATGTAAACATACCCAAATTTGCCAAACTGCTAATTTTCATAGAGTATTTATATTAAGATGTATTTAAGTTAAGCATCTTGCTCAATACATCACATATTTATACCACCATTTATATGTATTAATGCATGTTCTCTTTAAAAGAAATCTTTCACTTATTAGAAttgaataatttatatatatatttatttaaattaattttttagaaataaaaaataaaaaatgtatattttttacttattaaaattacttttttcattttctaatttaatttaatgcagattttttttatttaattattagaaTTAAATTTATTCTATTTtcagacatatttttaaaaataataaaaataaaatgataataatatttttatttaatatttaattactaggatttaatcattttaaattgtagtgtGTTTAAATATGTTACAGTgtaatttcttacatttttaaaagtagttttttcattttcaattattagaattaaatcattttaaattattcatACATATTTCAATTAAAAAGTTTTAGTATTCAACTATTGGaattaaattgttttaatgttatagtattttttgtatataattttttaatttaaggggagacactgccggaaaaaacagttttttcatgcacctgtcaaatttgagattttgggctttttgctttttcataaagtgtttttacaGACTAggggaaagaaaacacccaaaagacactgttaagtgtttcttttgtagcactttatctatttgtgtcaatagatttgaattacaatacatatttttaaaggccgttttaccaaaatgagtttttttctcttacactgagccataaatctccacttcagtagcacttacacacaccaaactttacattgttattcctgtctatatcctgaaggtttttacagaggcatttgttcatatacaattagcttgagtttatacattttactcaaaaattgtaaaaaaaaacatggttttctgtctgttcaaagttttttctgaatgacaaaatgaaatacccaaaatcccctctgtaaaaccatttgactctaatatgccaaaaaataaataaataaacaagaatttcgaAACAGACtcgatccagtgtttagatttttgtcctagaaatttatgcaaatgagtgcatatttcattaaataaagcctcatttgcatatttaaacctaacattttagaaaagttgtaatacaaaaaatgtttgaaattatcaatgtaatcaatcaactgggtgagtaaggtgataactattagttaatgtcTTAATGTCTCTGTTTTTTCTGGCAGCACTCCTGTGTCTCTGTTCCCGTCAGACAGCATCTACGAGGTTTCGGCTCCAGAGGTGGACATCCAGAGCCGCGAGGTGTTCGAGTGTCACGTTCAGACGGGTCGTGGTTGGGTCAGGACTCTGTGTCAGGAAGACGTCCTCATGTACCGCGAGTACATCAGAAACAGATACATGTGAACCTCTGAGACGCTTCTCATCTAAaccaaatgttttaaaaaattagCCATTTGGCTGTCAAAAATATTCAACATTCCTTTTCCCTATAAAAGCAATGCAGCAGtgtttgatatgaacttgtaggTTATGAAAAACAAACGCCACTGTGACTAAAGTGCAACAAATCGATTCTCAGATGAGCTTCTAATTAAGTTGTGCCTGATGATAACTTGATGTATAAGGTTACATATGTACAGAATAAAAGATCATGAGACTCAGCTGAGACTCAGTTCATATATTCATGTTGGTTCGACGTCGTCCTGCAGGATTTGTGTTTACTGAGGGATCAGATGCAACATTTTATCTTCTGGAGCAGAAAACGAATGGAAAACTCTCACAGATGCACAAAGGAGGAACCCAAGGCACATCTACAGACCAGAAGATCACAAAGACGCTTTTCACACCAAACAAGAGCAAAACACATAGCAAACATTCAGAACTCCCAAGCAGCCACCccgaataccctagcaaccacatagcaacaccctagaagaAACAAGctcctggcaaccacccagaactaggattgcaaaggggtggaaaattCCTGCTAAATTTCCAGAAATTTTAGGAAATTTGAGAACTTTTGATAAGTTTCTGGAAATTTTCCATCCTTTGTAACTCTACccagaaacaccctagcaacctcctgGCAACCACATAGCTACACCCTAGAACAAACAACctcctggcaaccacccagaactaaCTTTGTGAATTTTTGGAATCATTCAGAAATGTTGGgaaatttaaaaacttttgatacatttctgtacattttccaTCCTTTGCAACCCTACccagaaacaccctagcaacctcctggcaaccacatagcaacatcctagAAGAAACAACctcctggcaaccacccagaactagGATTGCAAAGAGGTGGAAAAGTCCTGCTAAATTTCCAGAAACTTTGTGAATTTTTGGAAACTTTTGGAATTATTCAGAAATTTTGGGAAATTTGAGAACTTTTGGTAAGTTTCTGGAAATTTTCTGTCCTTTGCAACCCTacttagaaacaccctagcaacctcctggcaaccacatagcaacaccctacaaGAAACAACctcctggcaaccacccagaactaggattgcaaaggggtggaaaattcttactaaatttccaGAAACTTTGGGAATTTTTGAAAACTTCCCAGGATTTTtgcagttatatagaaatgttgGGAAATTTGGAAACTTATGATACGTTTCTGGAAATTTTCCATCCTTTGCAACCCTACccagaaacaccctagcaacctcctggcaaccacatagcaacaccctagaagaAACACCCTcgtggcaaccacccagaactaggattgcaaaggggtggaaaagTCCTGCTAAATTTCCAGAAACTTTGTGAATTTTTGAAAACTTCCCAGGATTTTAGGAATCATTCAGAAATTTTGGGAAATTTGAGAACTTTTGGTGAGTTTCTGGAAATTTCCTGTCTTTTGCAACCCTACccagaaacaccctagcaaccacatagcaacaccctaaaagAAACAACCTCCcggcaaccacccagaactagaattgcaaaggggtggaaaattCCTGCTTAATTTCCAGAAACTTTGTGAATTTTTGAAAACTTCCCAGGATTTTTGTAATCATTCAGAAATTTTGAGAACTTTTGATAAGTTTCTTAAAATTTTCCATCCTTTGCAACCCTTCacagaaacaccctagcaacctcctggcaaccacatagcaacaccctagaagaAAAAAAcacctggcaaccacccagaattaggattgcaaaggggtggaaaagTCCTGCTAAATTTCCAGAAACTTTGTGAATTTTTGAAAACTTCCCAGAATTTTTGGAATCATTTGGAAATGTTGGGAAATTTAAGAACTTTTGTTGAGTTTCTGGAAATTTTCCGTCCTTTGCAACCCTACccagaaacaccctagcaaccacctacagGACCATAGCAACCTACTGGCAACCACCATATCACCCAGGGTCTTCTAGCTGGTTGCTTTGTGGTTTCTAAGgtcttctgggtggttgccaggagGTTGCTAGTTGTTTCTAGAAGGTTGCTAACAACCTAGAAGATCTTATCAACTTCCTGGCATTGCGGCACTGACTTTTGCACAGGCAAGTACTGCTTACATtttctttgaaaatgtaaaaaaatgtagtGTCATTTTATAATTTGTTGATTTTGGTTTTGTGAATTTGTAATGAATTTGTATGTTTGTAAATTATATTTGATATATGCTCAGCtgcctctctctctgtctctctctgctGCAGGCAGCGTCTCGTTTCTCTCTCCGTGTGCCGCGTGAGTCTGGATCCAGTGCACAGGCGTCTGCAGAAATCAGTCACATGGCAGCAGGTGGAAActtatgaacacacacacattcatgcaTACTCCCTCGCTCGCTCAGGAAAGTGCTGCTGATTACAGGCCTTATTAAAGCGCCATTAGTCTCAGGACAATGATGAAAAGAGATgtggataaaaataataaaaaatgtgatttCTCTTTTTATCTGAATGTGTCACTCGCTGAGGCTATTCTAACATTTTAAGAGTGAAAAATAGACTTCAGCTCACACTGAGCTGAATATACTTAAGGATTTAAGGCAAGATGTTTTTTCGTGCACTGTTCAAATTTGGTGTATTTGACTTCTTTGAGACTAGTTGAAGTAAACATCCAAAATAGATCTTAAGCATTTGTTTTAatacactttatctatttgtgtctgtAGATTAAAATTCTAGTACatatctttaaaagtttttttctccTAATTAGCAGCACTTACATCAACCTTAGCAGTTTtcttcctatctatattctgaaggtctttactgaggggtttgttcatatatcattcacctggttttattttttcactttgtctatttgcGTATATAGATTTCAATtccaatacatatttttaaaagatttttgttcacttcagcagcacttacatacaccaaacttagcagttttattcctatctatattctgaaggtctttactgaggggtttgttcacatatcattcacctggttttatttttgcactttgtCTATTTGCGTATATAGATTTCAATtccaatacatatttttaaaagatttttgttcacttcagcagcacttacatacaccaaacttagcagttttattcctatctatattctgaaggtctttactgaggggtttgttcatatatcattcacctggttttatttttgcactttgtCTATTTGCGTATATAGATTTCAATtccaatacatatttttaaaagatttttcttcacttcagcagcacttacatacaccaaacttagcagttttattcctatctatattctgaaggtctttactgaggggtttgttcatgtaTCATTCACCTGGTTTTATTTTTACACTTTGTCTTTTTGCTTCTATAGTTTTCAATTACAATACgtgttttaaaaagatttttcttcacttcagcagcactCATATACACAAAAACTTACAgatttattcctgtctatattctgaaggtttttactgaggagTTTGTTCATGTATCATTCACCtggttttatttttgcattttgtcTTTTTGCTTCTATAGATTTCAATTCCAATAcatgttttaaaaagtttttttctccactttagtagcacttacatGCACCAAACTTATCAGTTTTAttcatctatattctgaaggtttttactgaggggtttgtttatatatcaatcgccttgttttatttttgcactttgtCTATTTgcatatatagatttaaatttcaatacatgttttgttttaaaaagatttttctccacttcagcagcacttacatacaccaaacttagcagttttattcctctgtATATTCTGAAAGtatttactgaggggtttgttcatgtatcattcacctggttttatttttgcattttgtcTATTTGCGTATATAGATTTCAATtccaatacatatttttaaaagatatttcttcacttcagcagcacttacatacatcAAACTttgcagttttattcctatctatattctgaaggtctttactgaggggtttgttcatatatcattcacctggttttatttttgcactttgtCTTTTTGCTTCTATTGTTTTCAATTACAATACgtattttaaaaagatttttcttcacttcagtagcacttacattCACCAAACTTAGCaattttattcctatctatattttgaaggtttttactgaggggtttgttcatgtatcattcacctggttttatttttgcactttgtCTTTTTGCATCTATAGATTTCAATTCCAATgcgtgtttaatattttttttctccacttcagcagcacttatatacaccaaaacttacagattTATTCCTATCAATAATCTGAACAtttttactgagggatttgtttatatataattttcttgttttttttcccctaaaaaaaataattttatgccTGTTGACAGTATTTTCCGATTCATGgagtaataaaaagaaaaatcaaaaatccCTTCTGTAAAAATCTTTAACTTTATGTGAACCAGTGAATATGTTCAAGGTTTAAATGTGGCATCAGACTGTAAAATCAgtcagttttatatatatatatatatatataattgtgtctCTATTTAATTAGACACTTGATCCAGTTAGAAACCACCTACAACACTAACTAACAGCTCTCTGGAATACTTTTGTATATAATGACACTAAACTGTATAAGTGATTGTTGACCCAGGCAATTGATTTATGCAATAAGTGAATAGATGTACATGCAGCTTCACATGAGGGATTATTTTGTGATCATGAGCATTAGAATTGCTCATCACACATTACATGACATTTGTTTTACTATTGTTCCTGTTGCATGAGATGTTATTTTGTCTTTCTCTCAGTGCTTCGTTTTCTTCATTCTCCCCCtgctctttcttttttctctgtttACATTGTTGTAATCACATATTTTTCAGCAGTGAGTAAATGCATGTAGCTGCACTGGTTTCTAGGATACCAGGATAAAAAGAAATGGAGAGATActaagagagagggagagagagatgagCTTCACTGCAGTCAGATACTGCTGACAGTCATCAGGACACACATGATCACATCAGACATACAGATGAAAATTACATGATAATAcataaaaacatttcaattttgtgCATAATATACACATCATATGTAATATTTCCTTTCACTATTCTCTGAGGCCTTATGCATCTGATGCTGATGTTGCAGGTGGTGCAATTCGGTtgctaggttttttttttatagaaacacTTCTCACATGTTCTTTAGCGCATGCAGTGTTAAACTTAAGCACATTAGAAACTTTCAGATCTCTTTTTGATTGGACTGTGTGGTAATGAGCGTCGTGTGTCGTCTGTCTGTGACTCTCTGAGCGTCCTGTAAATGGAGCTTCAGAAAGGCCGCGCGGGTGCTGTGATCGCCTAGTGTTCGCTGTGAATATTTGACTGCTTTGTGACGGTGTGAACAGAACATTCACCTCAGGAGCTCCATTACAGACCGTTTCTGCAGACTGTTTCTGTCACTAAATCACCTGCAGAGCATGTTCTCTTTTACTCAGAGATAGTGTGAATTTAATATCCGTGCATCTAAAACCTGTACGAAAATGACTGTGACTGTACCATGGCACACTGATGGCATCAAATTGTTCTTTAACATGTTCCAAATGTTCATGTACCATTGTAATGAAGGATTTCTATTCATATGTCATGGTACTGTGATGGTGTcagataaaaaaatgttttttcttattTACCGTGACAAAAGTGAAATTTTAAATGGTTGCTATTCACCTTATTTTGAAATGCGAAAAAACTGAAATCATTTGCGCTGCAAACTAGTCTGATTTAATTAAGTATATCAGTAGATTTCAATTTCAATacatgttttaaaaaagttttttctccacttcagcatcACTTACATGCACCAGAACTTACTGAGGGgtttttttcatatataattagcttgatatatatttcaaaatatttgaaaaattcttattttttatttttttttaagtgcagtAAGCTCTAAAATCATTTGCGCTACAAACTAGTCTGatttaaacagtattttttttaaacactaaaattggttttaatgtattgtatattttaatataataagattttttttgtttaatttatttatatatacatatacatattcaacataaaacaacataaaacaaaatgagaatcattccttggcacagtttgtatgtgttttttttttttttataaataatatttgactaaaaaaaaaataataataaaaaaaattaagtcaagtgtgtccaaacttttgactagtggtgtgtatataaataaataatttaattatatacatGTTATTTTGATTATCATCATCATTTCCTGTGAATGTGTGCGACTTCCGATTCATCAGACGCTTTTGGTACATAAACTACACCAACAAAGGTGCAATAAACATTCAACTATTTGTGCTACAAACCAGTGTATTTATGATTGCGATCATTCACATAATAtataccagtttgcaatatcaaggagtgtaatggattgtttttgtacCGTTAAAATAACTGGATGAGAATGACACCGGAAGTCCAGCACATTTACGTTACAAATGACCGCGTGCGTTCTTAGGACCATAATATGATGCTGCTAATGTCCAGTAGATGAAGCTTTGTTTTTAGCTTTTCCAATGCAAACTACTGTAAGATTGATCATTTAAGATCATGCATTAAAGTACTGAAAACATATGCGTCATTGACATATGCATTGTAGTGCATACATACACCATACGCTACAGTGCCATCATCCAAGTTTGCAATGCCAGCCTTTAATGCATGCAAACAGATTTTGTATAAAATACAGTGGCGCCCAAAATGTATTTTGACACGTGAGCTCAGCATGTTTCTTTAGATCGAACACTTATATATTATCTTGTGCACATCAGTTGCAATCACTCACCTGAAGCTATGATGTTATGCGCCCAACGCTGCTCGGTCGCGCGCAGATGTAGGCGGCGGCGCGCTGACGTCACCAGGGTTTATTAGCGCCGCTCGGACCCGCAAAAGCCAGTCAGTCTCTCTTCGCTCCCGCATGGCCGGTACCTCGACCGCTCCCCGTGCTCTAAACCAGATCCAGGACTCATGTCCGGGAATCCAGACCGGAGTAAAGGATTCACTTGAAAAAGAACACGCAAGCGCTCAGCTGAAGAAACTCTCTTCGTCTCTGTTTTCCTCCATGTGAAGTAAAAGGTACGAAAAGCGATTGCTGGTTTTTCCCAATCATAATCTCAAATGAGATGCTGCGTTTGCAAGTTTTGAGAGTTTGTGCGCAAGCAAACCGcgttattttgtcttttttttttttttttactaaagcgAAGTTGgtttcagcaccacggacagcgcCATGCACAAACGCCGCTTATCAAgcaaatgtttgtttttgtttattttaaatcatattttaatttgtttagctTTTAAATTATGggtttgcattttcatttaatgtCTTAAGTTCCATATGCATCGGCAAGACTCTTGTCCACATAAAGTTGCttctattttcatttcaaagcaaAGATTGTgcgtttttttacactttttgcgCACGATCAACATTTAAAGCGACAATCGTCAATCGTCAAATACCCTAGAGATGAATTTGCATTCTTTAACACTGACTGAATGTTGTTTTAAATTACGCTTAATATGGTTTTTGTTCTATTTTAAGCATACAGTCCATGCATCTGCAGTCCATGCAAGTCCACTTTggcttttttaatttttcatttttattgaagGAAAAAGTACGCCAGCAACTGCAGTTTTTGCACATCACTGAACCAAGAGTTTACAACTTTTAAAAGATGTTTATGCTCAAAATAGAAGATTTGTTCTTGACGAAAAGCAACATTTTGagattcagcaccatggacagctcCAATTGACTGCCAATGCCAATTAACGAGATTTCTTCACGCAAATCATATAATAAAGATTCTTAATGAGGTTTTACCTCTTTTTTAAGTGCAATATCCATGCTTCTATTTAAATTTTGTACACTTTTAACTTCAACTTTTAAAAGTTGCTTATGCACAAACGTTTCATGATTATTTTCTTAATGCATAAGATGATATTATCAAGCTTTTTATTCTGAGTGTGAAGTCTTTCATTTATAGATGTATTTGATGTCATTTTTGTCCAGGCTGAGCGATGAACGAGAGTGCGGCGCTCAACGATAGCGGGGCGGGCTTACTGGCGTCCTCATGGCTGGAAGCCGAAGCCTTCGACGCCAACCAGACCCTGGCGCTCTCATCGGCGGCCCTTGATTTCCACGTCAACCCGTGGGACATCATGCTGTGCCTGTCGGGGACGGTGATTGCCTGTGAAAACGCCATCGTAGTGGCCATCATCTTCTACACACCGACGCTGCGCAACCCCATGTTCGTTCTGATCGGCAGCCTTGCCACCGCCGACCTGCTGGCCGGCATGGGATTAATCCTGAACTTCGCGTTCCAGTATCTGGTCTCGTCTGAGACCATCAGCCTTATTACGGTCGGATTCCTGGTGGCGTCCTTCACGGCGTCCATCAGCAGCCTGCTCGCCATCACGGTCGACCGCTACCTGTCGCTGTACAACGCCTTGACGTACTTTTCCGAGAAGACAGTGCATTATGTGCATCTGATGCTTGTGGGGACATGGGGCGCCTCGCTCGGATTGGGACTGCTGCCCGTTTTGGGCTGGAACTGCTTGGACGATCCGTCCACCTGCAGCATCGTGCGTCCGCTCAACCGCACCAACCTCACCCTCCTCGCCGCGTCGTTTTTCGTCATCTTTGCCCTCATGCTCAGCCTGTACTTTAAGATCTGCAAGATAGTGTGTCACCACGCACACCAGATTGCTCTGCAGCAACACTTCTTCACCACATCACACTATGTGGCCACCAAGAAGGGCGTCTCTACGCTCGCCATCATCCTGGGCACGTTCGGCGCAAGCTGGCTGCCCTTCGCTATATACTGTTTGGTCGGGGAGCGTGAGTATCCTCCGGTGTACACATACGCCACTTTGCTCCCTGCCACTTATAACTCCATGATCAACCCCATCATCTACGCCTACCGCAACACGGAGATCCAGCGCTCCATCTACATGCTTTTCTGCGGCTGCTTTCAGACCAACGGCTCGTACCGATCCAGATCACCCAGCGAGGTGTAGATCCTCTCCGCTTTGTTTTTAACCCTGTAAAGCCCtgatatataaaataatagtccAGTTTTTGGAAATGGAAAAGTTCATAATTGATACGTCAGGCTTTAATGGCTCAAATAATGAGAATGTGAAGGAAAAAAGAGCCAAATATTATTCAATCTGAGCAAAAATGTCTAAGTTGTAATGTAAATCATTGAGATCACTCTATATttccaataatatgtcttagtaagatgagaTTTAGATGATACAACGTATATTGCAATGCAATCCGATGTtaattgagagatgaacaaataaacattcctcaaaagatATGAGATGTTTTGGAGGCTTGGGGAAGATCATTCCTCCTCTGAGGAACGGTGAAAGTAAAGCTTGTGGAAACAATCGTTCCTCAAAAAATGTGATCAGATTTGAGACTAAAAAATGATTCATGGAGAATCAAGtaaagccaagctgcttcagtGCAGTACGTGTTTATCTGGAAAATTAATCAGTCAAGATTTGACAGCAAAGACACGTGAAGCACTAGCTGGCcttttacttgattaaaaaaactCTAAACTGTCAATCAGGCGACAGAAGGCATTGTGTTTTCCTCATGTTGATCACTTAGGCCTTATGAATTTGCATTTCATTCGGCTTTATAGGGTTAAACTCTCGTTCATGTTGCCTGTATACGTGCAGAAGTATGAATATGGCGCTCAAAGTGTCTGTTGCGCATATTGCACTTTACTGAGACCCGGGCGTCTCGACACGCTGTGAACAAGCAACGACCCGCATCAagaatgtatatttatattatttataagcGACATGTTGCACTTTACTGTACAAATCTAGATGCCAAAGCAGTATTGCGTAGGCCTACGTGTTTGACGACTTACTGTGTGATGGGTTTTCTATTTTGTAAAGTTGTCCATGACTGTACATTTTTATACAAAACGgtgaacacaaaataaacatgaaaactaAAAATGGGCTTGTTTTTCATTGCTCAAAGTGTGTTTGTAAGCTTGAGTGTGTGTGAGGAAATGAAAGAATGATACAAAAGCTGAAACTGTCTTGATGTCATCTATTTAAAAACACAGTACACCTAAAAATGATCCTctagagtgaatgggtgccgtcagaatgagagtccaaacagatgataaaaacaccacagtaatccacaccactccagtccatcaggtaacatcttgagaagacaaaagctgaaacaaatccatcattaagatgttttttaactaaaatatgagtccgtaATCtgtaataatgcttcctccagtgaaaaagtccatctcctgttgtctctcacatcaaaatccagccacatatttgtttagagctgatttggattgtaaacagtgcttgatttgttctctcctgattcagaccagaccactatTTCACAGGAGGAAGCGTAATTATGGgcgttaaaaatgtcttaataaaggatttgtttcagctcttgtcttctcaagatg
The window above is part of the Garra rufa chromosome 13, GarRuf1.0, whole genome shotgun sequence genome. Proteins encoded here:
- the LOC141283646 gene encoding G-protein coupled receptor 6-like, translating into MNESAALNDSGAGLLASSWLEAEAFDANQTLALSSAALDFHVNPWDIMLCLSGTVIACENAIVVAIIFYTPTLRNPMFVLIGSLATADLLAGMGLILNFAFQYLVSSETISLITVGFLVASFTASISSLLAITVDRYLSLYNALTYFSEKTVHYVHLMLVGTWGASLGLGLLPVLGWNCLDDPSTCSIVRPLNRTNLTLLAASFFVIFALMLSLYFKICKIVCHHAHQIALQQHFFTTSHYVATKKGVSTLAIILGTFGASWLPFAIYCLVGEREYPPVYTYATLLPATYNSMINPIIYAYRNTEIQRSIYMLFCGCFQTNGSYRSRSPSEV